In a single window of the Terrirubrum flagellatum genome:
- a CDS encoding TfoX/Sxy family protein produces MVASESFSDFLREQLEPLGHITTRRMFGKTGLFCDGLMLGMVRDDALYFRVDDENRVALKEAASEPPLNYRKKGADIDLSFWRVPDRLFDEPDEFLVWGRAALGAARRVAAKREKTTRKIAPKRKRMKRQAQ; encoded by the coding sequence ATGGTCGCGAGCGAAAGCTTCTCTGATTTTCTTCGCGAGCAGCTTGAACCGCTCGGCCATATCACGACGCGTCGCATGTTCGGCAAGACGGGCCTGTTCTGCGACGGGCTGATGCTCGGAATGGTGCGCGACGACGCGCTCTATTTCCGCGTCGATGACGAAAATCGCGTGGCGCTCAAGGAAGCGGCGTCAGAGCCGCCGCTGAATTACCGGAAGAAAGGCGCCGACATCGATCTCTCATTCTGGCGCGTTCCCGACCGCCTGTTCGACGAGCCCGACGAATTCCTCGTCTGGGGACGCGCGGCGCTGGGCGCTGCGCGACGCGTGGCGGCGAAGCGCGAGAAGACGACGCGCAAGATCGCGCCAAAGCGCAAAAGAATGAAGCGACAAGCGCAATGA
- a CDS encoding class I SAM-dependent methyltransferase → MSSPVEENAQQYSDSRKLAARARLNREYTIADAPWFPWVARQLSLTTGDRVLDIGCGPGWFWAASASALPKGLKLVLADMSPGMVAEAVERCNSLPFASVEGRQADAAALPFEDCAFDAVVAMHMLYHVADPAAAIAEMWRVLKPGGLLAVTTNGADNMREIYALTTVFGSAPSDPAAALFGYDAAERLMQSQFGNVAYSDYPAKLRITDPEDIFLALTSYPPGDRASEAQQQAFRDAITLAFRQGNGALESRKQTGLFLSRKLKTV, encoded by the coding sequence ATGTCATCTCCGGTGGAGGAAAACGCACAACAATATAGCGACAGCCGGAAACTCGCCGCGCGGGCGCGTCTCAACCGGGAATATACGATCGCTGACGCTCCCTGGTTTCCCTGGGTCGCGCGACAATTGTCGCTGACGACCGGAGATCGCGTTCTCGACATCGGCTGCGGTCCGGGCTGGTTCTGGGCCGCATCTGCAAGCGCGCTGCCGAAAGGGTTGAAACTTGTGCTTGCGGATATGTCGCCCGGCATGGTCGCCGAAGCGGTGGAGCGCTGCAACTCGCTGCCATTTGCTTCAGTCGAAGGCCGACAAGCAGACGCCGCGGCCCTTCCATTCGAAGACTGCGCCTTCGATGCGGTCGTCGCCATGCACATGCTGTATCATGTCGCCGATCCGGCGGCGGCCATTGCGGAAATGTGGCGCGTGCTGAAGCCGGGCGGCCTGCTTGCGGTCACCACGAACGGCGCTGACAATATGCGCGAGATCTATGCGTTGACGACGGTCTTCGGCAGCGCTCCATCCGATCCGGCGGCGGCCTTGTTCGGCTACGACGCAGCCGAACGCCTGATGCAATCGCAGTTCGGCAATGTCGCTTACTCCGATTATCCGGCGAAACTCCGGATCACCGATCCCGAGGACATATTCCTGGCGCTCACATCCTATCCGCCCGGAGATCGCGCCAGTGAAGCTCAGCAACAGGCTTTCCGCGACGCGATCACGCTTGCATTCCGGCAAGGGAATGGCGCGCTCGAATCGAGGAAGCAGACCGGATTGTTCCTCAGCAGAAAATTGAAAACCGTCTGA
- a CDS encoding mannitol dehydrogenase family protein yields the protein MTRLSLATFDRLPTHVRRFSYDRAALKTGVVHLGIGAFSRAHLLDYTDEILSKEFGPWGVCGVSMRRPDVVETLRPQDGLYTIAVRGAEGEKRVAIGALNALAVLPEDPRGLIARMASADTRIVSLTVTEKGYCHDPATGRLNAAHPDIAHDLEHRETPRSAIGTIVAALAARRKAGLGPFTVMPLDNLPSNGEVVRGLTLAYAALVDDALAQWIENNGAFPSTMVDRIVPATTDADIAATAQALGLEDRAVVTTESFRQWVIEDEFANGRPAWEKVGAEIVSDVAPFEFMKLRMLNGAHSSLAYLGYLSGHETVAEASGDPVLAQFLEGLWREIIPTVPPPSGADLPAYAKALLDRFRNPSIRHRTWQIAMDGSQKLPQRLLGTIRERLKSGAPIAHLATGVAAWMRYVMGVDENGKAIEVRDPLADKLRAAADAAGRDAGRLSAALLRFDTIFGSDLPENATFRAAVQSALARILQDGARAAAKAA from the coding sequence ATGACGCGCCTGTCCCTCGCCACGTTCGACCGCCTTCCCACCCATGTCAGGCGCTTTTCCTATGATCGCGCCGCGCTGAAGACGGGCGTCGTGCATCTCGGGATCGGCGCGTTCTCGCGCGCGCATCTGCTCGACTACACCGACGAGATTCTGTCGAAGGAGTTCGGTCCCTGGGGCGTGTGCGGCGTCAGCATGCGTCGTCCTGACGTCGTGGAGACGCTGCGTCCGCAGGACGGGCTCTACACCATCGCCGTGCGCGGCGCGGAAGGCGAGAAGCGCGTCGCCATCGGCGCGCTCAACGCGCTCGCGGTTCTGCCGGAGGATCCGCGTGGCCTGATCGCGCGCATGGCGTCAGCGGATACGCGCATCGTGTCGCTGACCGTGACCGAGAAAGGCTATTGCCACGATCCCGCGACGGGGCGCCTCAACGCGGCGCATCCCGATATCGCGCATGATCTCGAACATCGGGAGACGCCGCGCTCGGCGATCGGAACGATCGTCGCGGCCCTTGCCGCGCGCCGCAAAGCCGGCCTTGGCCCCTTCACGGTGATGCCGCTCGACAATCTCCCGTCGAACGGCGAAGTGGTTCGCGGCCTCACCCTCGCCTACGCCGCGCTTGTCGATGATGCGCTGGCGCAATGGATCGAGAACAACGGCGCCTTTCCCTCGACGATGGTCGATCGCATCGTTCCCGCGACGACCGACGCCGACATCGCCGCGACCGCGCAGGCGCTTGGCCTCGAGGATCGCGCCGTCGTCACGACGGAATCCTTCCGCCAATGGGTGATCGAGGATGAATTCGCGAATGGCCGCCCGGCCTGGGAGAAGGTCGGCGCGGAGATCGTGTCGGACGTCGCGCCATTCGAATTCATGAAGCTGCGCATGCTCAACGGCGCGCATTCCTCGCTCGCCTATCTCGGCTATCTCTCCGGCCATGAGACGGTGGCGGAGGCGAGCGGCGATCCCGTGCTGGCGCAATTTCTCGAAGGGCTCTGGCGCGAGATCATTCCGACCGTGCCGCCGCCGTCGGGCGCCGATCTGCCGGCCTATGCGAAGGCGCTGCTCGATCGCTTCCGCAATCCCTCGATCCGTCACCGCACCTGGCAGATCGCCATGGACGGCTCGCAGAAATTGCCGCAGCGCCTGCTCGGCACGATCCGCGAACGTCTGAAATCAGGCGCGCCGATCGCGCATCTCGCCACCGGCGTCGCCGCCTGGATGCGATATGTCATGGGCGTCGACGAGAACGGCAAGGCGATCGAGGTGCGCGATCCCCTCGCCGACAAATTGCGCGCGGCGGCCGACGCGGCAGGCCGCGACGCAGGTCGACTCAGCGCGGCGCTGCTGCGCTTCGACACGATCTTCGGCTCAGACCTGCCGGAGAATGCGACGTTCCGCGCCGCCGTGCAGAGCGCGCTTGCGCGCATCCTGCAGGATGGCGCGCGCGCCGCGGCGAAAGCGGCTTGA
- a CDS encoding GntR family transcriptional regulator yields the protein MPQAMTPVLRAFPPDDPGGASLADQVGRMLRRAIVTLELPPGARLSENDIALKFGVSRQPVREAIIALSKIGLVRVMPQRGTIVVKISTRQMEQVRFTREALETSIARRACDRFAPVIRASLDSIIAAQITAAEAGDHPAFQTHDERFHAALASGAEADLAWALVVDIKHHMDRVCHLTLWDRDAMLAIVDQHKAIIAAIDARDADAAEQAMRCHLTEILRSLPRVLAEQAELFE from the coding sequence ATGCCCCAGGCAATGACGCCCGTTCTGCGCGCCTTTCCGCCCGACGATCCCGGCGGCGCCTCGCTCGCCGATCAGGTCGGCCGGATGCTTCGACGCGCGATCGTCACGCTTGAGCTGCCGCCCGGCGCGCGCCTCTCCGAGAACGATATCGCGCTGAAGTTCGGCGTGTCGCGGCAGCCGGTGCGCGAGGCGATCATCGCGCTCTCGAAGATCGGACTGGTGCGCGTGATGCCCCAGCGCGGCACCATCGTCGTGAAAATCTCTACGCGGCAGATGGAGCAGGTGCGTTTCACGCGCGAGGCGCTGGAGACGTCGATCGCGCGGCGCGCCTGCGATCGCTTCGCTCCCGTCATTCGCGCCAGCCTCGACTCGATTATCGCCGCGCAAATTACGGCCGCGGAGGCGGGGGATCATCCGGCCTTCCAGACCCATGACGAACGCTTTCACGCCGCGCTCGCCTCCGGCGCCGAAGCCGATCTCGCCTGGGCTCTCGTCGTCGACATCAAGCATCACATGGATCGCGTCTGCCACCTGACGCTGTGGGATCGCGACGCGATGCTCGCCATCGTCGATCAGCACAAGGCGATTATCGCCGCGATCGACGCGCGCGACGCCGACGCCGCCGAGCAGGCGATGCGCTGCCATCTCACCGAAATTCTTCGCTCGCTGCCGCGCGTGCTCGCGGAGCAGGCGGAGCTGTTCGAGTAA
- the kduI gene encoding 5-dehydro-4-deoxy-D-glucuronate isomerase yields the protein MDIEIRHAIHPDHAESFNTEELRKHFLVTGLFTPGRIKAVYTHYDRMVVFGIAPATGALSFGQELADLVKSPFFLSRREIGIFNVGGAGSVIADGKGYELDKGDALYLPMGTKTLAFDNANASSPAKFYACSAPAHAAHPAKLFKASAMKGDQLGAVETSNKRVLTKYMHVDDLPTCQIVMGYTRLETGNVWNSIPPHTHDRRMEAYLYFDLPKDQVVVHLMGRPQATRHLIVRNDEVVLSPPWSIHCGCGTSNYGFIWAMAGDNQTFTDMDPAPVSSLL from the coding sequence ATCGACATCGAGATCAGGCACGCCATTCATCCTGATCATGCCGAGAGCTTCAATACGGAGGAGCTGCGCAAGCATTTTCTTGTGACCGGCCTGTTCACGCCTGGCCGCATCAAGGCGGTCTATACGCATTATGACCGCATGGTCGTGTTCGGCATCGCGCCTGCGACAGGCGCGCTCTCGTTCGGCCAGGAGCTTGCCGATCTCGTCAAATCGCCTTTCTTCCTGTCGCGGCGCGAGATCGGGATTTTCAATGTCGGCGGCGCCGGCAGCGTGATTGCCGACGGCAAAGGCTATGAACTCGACAAGGGCGACGCGCTCTATCTGCCGATGGGGACGAAGACGCTCGCCTTCGATAACGCGAACGCTTCATCGCCCGCGAAATTCTACGCCTGCAGCGCGCCGGCGCATGCGGCGCATCCGGCGAAATTGTTCAAGGCGTCAGCGATGAAGGGCGACCAGCTCGGCGCCGTGGAGACGTCGAACAAGCGCGTGCTGACGAAATACATGCATGTCGATGATCTCCCGACATGCCAGATCGTCATGGGCTACACCCGGCTCGAAACGGGCAATGTCTGGAACAGCATTCCGCCGCACACCCATGATCGGCGCATGGAGGCCTATCTCTATTTCGATTTGCCCAAGGATCAGGTCGTCGTGCATCTCATGGGCCGGCCGCAGGCGACGCGTCATCTGATCGTGCGCAATGATGAAGTCGTGCTGTCGCCGCCCTGGTCGATCCATTGCGGCTGCGGCACCTCGAATTACGGGTTCATCTGGGCGATGGCGGGCGACAACCAGACTTTTACGGACATGGATCCCGCGCCTGTCAGTTCGCTGCTGTGA
- the kduD gene encoding 2-dehydro-3-deoxy-D-gluconate 5-dehydrogenase KduD: MKAFDLAGKTALVTGANTGLGQAIAIALAEAGARVALAGRSAMDDTQARIAALGRDSLAIKADFVTIEPVQRVIDEAVKWGGALDILVNNAGIIRRADAVDFTEADWDAVMDTNLKSVFFLSQAAARHMIPRGAGKIINIASLLSFQGGIRIPSYTSSKSGLAGLTRLLACEWAPKGINVNAIAPGYFVTNNTQALREDKERSSAILARIPAGHWGDPKEIGGAAVFLASDAAAYVHGVVLPVDGGWLAR; encoded by the coding sequence ATGAAGGCGTTTGATCTCGCGGGAAAGACGGCGCTCGTCACCGGCGCCAACACCGGTCTCGGTCAGGCGATCGCGATTGCGCTCGCTGAAGCGGGCGCGCGCGTCGCGCTCGCAGGCCGCTCCGCAATGGATGACACGCAGGCGCGCATCGCGGCGCTTGGGCGAGACAGCCTCGCGATCAAGGCTGATTTCGTCACGATCGAGCCGGTGCAACGCGTCATCGACGAGGCGGTGAAGTGGGGCGGCGCGCTCGACATCCTCGTCAACAATGCGGGCATCATCCGACGCGCCGATGCGGTCGATTTCACCGAGGCCGACTGGGACGCGGTGATGGATACGAATCTGAAATCCGTTTTCTTCCTCTCGCAAGCGGCGGCGCGTCACATGATTCCGCGCGGCGCCGGCAAGATCATCAATATCGCTTCGCTGCTTTCATTCCAGGGCGGCATCCGCATTCCCTCCTATACCTCGTCGAAAAGCGGACTTGCCGGCCTGACGCGTCTGCTCGCCTGCGAATGGGCGCCGAAGGGGATTAATGTGAATGCGATTGCGCCGGGTTATTTCGTCACCAACAATACGCAGGCCTTGCGCGAGGACAAGGAGCGCAGCTCAGCGATCCTTGCGCGCATTCCCGCGGGACATTGGGGCGATCCGAAAGAAATCGGCGGCGCAGCGGTGTTTCTTGCTTCGGATGCGGCCGCCTATGTTCACGGCGTCGTGCTGCCGGTCGATGGCGGCTGGCTCGCGCGCTAG
- a CDS encoding GNAT family N-acetyltransferase: MSEAPVIETARLRLRGHRVEDAALTAALWADADVTRFIGGRPFTQEESWSRLLRYVGHWALMGFGYWVVEEKDSGAFVGEIGFADYRRDITPSLGDAPEIGWVLSPSAHGKGYATEAVNAALAWGDRHFAKRHTVCIIAPDNQASRRVAEKCGYREIRRTTYKDHPTIVFAR; this comes from the coding sequence GAGGCTGCGCGGCCATCGCGTTGAAGATGCGGCTCTCACCGCGGCGCTATGGGCCGACGCCGACGTCACGCGCTTCATTGGCGGACGTCCCTTCACGCAGGAGGAATCCTGGTCGCGCCTTCTGCGCTATGTGGGCCACTGGGCGCTCATGGGCTTCGGCTACTGGGTCGTCGAAGAAAAAGACAGCGGCGCGTTCGTGGGCGAAATCGGTTTCGCAGACTATCGTCGCGACATCACGCCTTCGCTTGGCGACGCGCCCGAGATCGGCTGGGTGCTTTCGCCCTCGGCGCACGGCAAGGGCTACGCCACGGAAGCGGTGAATGCAGCACTCGCATGGGGCGACCGGCATTTCGCAAAGCGCCACACCGTCTGCATCATCGCGCCGGACAATCAGGCGTCACGACGCGTCGCGGAAAAATGCGGCTATCGCGAAATCCGCCGGACGACCTACAAGGATCATCCAACGATCGTCTTCGCGCGATAA